AGCCGGAGCGGACGAGCAGGATGTCTCCGATGTGGATATCGCCGCCGTCAGATTGCGAGCGGAGGTCGAGGCCTTGCGAGGCCGCGCATGCCTGGAGTTCTGATAGCGATATGCTGTGGGTAGTGTACGGGTCGTAGGGCTTATTGTGGGTTTTTGCGTAGTGGCGATAGTCAAGGAGGATTCCTCGGCCGGCAATGCCGTGGGTTGCCCAGTGGTGGATGCCGCAGCGGTGGTTAGCATTGTCACCGACGAAGTCCGTGCTTTTGGCCTGGTGAGTGAGTTAGACTTTGAAAATGGAGTGGGTGGTATATGTAATTACCCCATTGTAGAAGCATTTGCTGTCGATGTGGCCGAACTAGCAGAAACGTGTCAGACGCGAGTAAAATCTAAGCAGCATGGTCACTCACATGCCGGAACCCATCCCACTGTGTCCCGCTCTGGGTGTTCAGAGTGTACGTATCGTCATAAGCAATCTCTGGAATGAGCGTTTTGATATGATGCTGAAACACCTCGCGGTCGAAAGCTGGCTTCTCAGGGACCGTAAGGGGGAGACTAAATATTGGAATTAGTAAGGAGTCCAGCTCAGCAGCCTCATGTGGTTCAGACGACTCACTCCAATCGCACCATCTCACCGGTGTCAATCTCAGAGGCAGACGTCTTTACGCGCTGTGGCGTCAAGAGGTTCAACCTGCCCAGCTGAATATATCATTGGGTTAGCCACACAGGCAAAGACCATATGTGCAGGCAGCAGGCATCATACCTCATCATCCTTACCCCAGACCCAAGAGGCACCTTCAGGTGCACCAGGGAGCTTCGGGAGATCCTTTCGAGAAGGAAATTCGGTGTTGTTGGGATTCCAGGGCAGCTGGTCTGGAACTTGAGCGGAAGAAGGCATTCTTGCGAGATTAAAATTCGGATACGGATTGGAATATTGTCGATATGGCTTGATTTGCGCAGTGTTTTAAGTAGTGCAGGACATATAAGCAGGAGGGGTACCCTGTTCCCAACCGTGCTAAACGCATATTTGTAATATTGCACAACGGGACTAATCTATATGGGCCGGTGGGTCGGGGTGGAATGACGGCGAATTGAAGGTGGCTGTGATTACTGGCTGTATTTAAAGTATTTGCCACTTTACTTCGGCCCGACTGTTTTCTGAAACTAGTCCCGAGAAACGTATAGTAAATAGAATAACATTAGTGAAAAAGGGAGCAGACAAGTGCAGACACCAAGCACACTATTAACCTCCGCTGCTATACAGTAGGTCAGATTAAAGTTGGACAGTAAGAAATGCCCAATAGCATGCagaagaaataaataaactaacaGTGTTTAGGTAAGACATGCCGCACAAGAATATCTCATAACCTGAAACAGTAACATGACTGGTATAGTGACATTTTCTACTATAAGGCAATAATATTCAAAACCTATATCTACCTTGTATGATTGTATCCAAAACCGGATATCTCCAGAGGCTACTACGTCTTTTCTCCTAATATTACCACCTGAATTCAACGCTATCATTTTGGCGGAGAGTAACGGGGAAGATTCTTCATTATGATCCGTGTATAGCCTTCTAAAAGAGTATTGCAAGTGTCGCTTTAAGATATCAGGCAGTGACCCAGGATACACTACCCACCATCTGGCATCAAGTGATCTAATGTAATGTCCAGTACATCCATACGTATATTAGATCTTTCTATatcatatatatttgtcCAGCTACTGCCGAACAAACCTCTGTTTATGACTCTTAAACAAGGTACTCTGATCCAAAACATCCCCAGAAACCACATCCAAAAACACAATCCTAAGGTGACTCTCATCCACAAACCGAATCGTCGCATACGCATAACTCTCATCATTCGAAAACTGCGTAAAGTCCGGCTTACTCGAGATCGACGAAAGCCCTTCAATATTCCCCGCCGCCCCAGAGACAATATACATCGGCGCCTTGGGATCCTGCATCCCCTTCGGATCAGGGTTGTTGTTATAAACCGGCAGGAACCGCTGCGAGTTATGCTCGTGCCCAAACACACCCAGATCGACCCCGTATTTATACAGGATCTCCTCAAACGCCTCCTGGCAGGGCTCGCAGCCCGAGCCAGCCGTATACCAGGGTCTATGGCCCGCGACAATAACCCACGGCGTCACGGCCCGATCCACACTGGCCAGATCCGCCTCGAGgaactgcagctgctggtccTTTGCGCCGAACGGACCAGCTCCCAAACCGGCCGACCCACCCTGGCTATCCGGTGCGTCCTCGAAATCGGTCTCGGTGTTGATCATGACGATGTGGGCCATGCCGTACTCGAAGGAATACCAGAAGGGTGGCTGTGCGAGTTCGCGCGCCTGGTTCGCGAGGACTTTGGCGGTGTTGTTGCTCGACACGGAGGGAAACGATGCGGGCATGGTGTTTCCGAAGCGGTGCATGAAGTCTGTGAAGTTCTTCTGGCCGTCTGGGCAGAGGCCCGTCGTGAATGGGATTTCCTGGCATGCGGCCTCGTGGTTCCCCGGGCTGGCCATGTAGGGCTTGCGGCCGGCGATGGGCGCGAGTTGCGTGTAGAAGTTCTCGAGGATGGCCTGGTATGCGCGCTCGCTGTCGAGTAGATTGGCGGGCGTGAGGATCCAGTCGTCGGCGTAGGCGAAGTCGCCggggtggatgatgaatTCGTAGTCGTCGACTGTGTTGGCGAGGCGGCCGATGGTGGTGTGGTTGAGGGATGGGTCTATGCTTGGGATAACATCCTTTTTGGTCTTGTCGCCTTCGATTGTGAAGCCGTCTTGGCCGTAGACGCCTAGGTcgatgacggcgttgatgctgAAGGGGGTCTTGTCGCCTGGGCTGCGAGGGCTGAGGAAGTGGTCGACGCTGGAGTTGGTGGACACGATCTTGTAGTAGTACGTGATGCCGGCAGTGAGGCCGTCCAGGATGACCACGTTCTCGTATGTGCGAGAGCTGGGATACGTGGTGGACTCTTTAGCACAGGAGCGTTTGTCGAACTTGCTACTGGAAGTGCCATATTCCACGCAGGACTGGTTCAGCTGGGTATACGTATTCCATCCGATAGACACCGCTAGGACAGTCAgtaaagaagcagaagacaAGTGGTGTCTTACAATTGGGCTCATAGATGGCAAGGCGCTGCTGGAACGGCGTTGTCAGATCAGCAGGAAGGGCAGGGAGATTTGCCTTTGCAAGGACAGACGCTGCCACCAACGGGGCAGCCTTGAATGGTGTCAACAGCTTCATGGCGGTTGAATGACAACGAGCCAGTAGATGCCACTAGAAAGAGGGCAGAGGCCATCATATAGGCTGCCAGATAGGCCGACAGACGCGACATGGGGATGAACTCCCCATTAACGGCATCGAGCCCCAATCAACAACGAGCTTGTCAGGCACGCTGCTGATCCCAAGCTGGAACCGAAGCGAACCGCGGGATCCAGATGGGCTAGGGACTGGACTGTTTACTGTTAGGGACTGGTTAAGGCCTGGTAGCGGCTGGTAGCGGCCACATGCAGCGTTCGCAGATCGTCACTGGCCACTCAGGACTGTTCTTTATTAATCTGTGGATCAGAACTTACGACGGAGTGTACTGCCGAATTGTATCTACCGAGGATGTTCTCTATTCCCTCGTTGCTGGACTGTCTGCATTCTATCCTGGATATCAAGTAGGACAGTGGTACACTTATTAATGCCATACAGAATATTCATCTGCACTCATGGCAGGTTATCAAGCATCAGGCTACAATATACTCCCAGTCGAGCATTCACATGAATTCGGGCAGTGGGTCCACGACATCGCTTAGAAGTTAGAATCGTCTCTATCCAAGCAGATCGTCACGCATCGATCAGACCAACAATGTCTTCAAGATTTGAAACTGCAACGGTCGGGCACAGACCCGGAACTGCTGCATCAGtccatcctcgtccaccCCGGTCAACCCAGATCGCATTCATGCCCACGCTCCTCGCGCCAACCACATCAAACGGGTTCCCACTGACGAGCCagatatcctgcagctcatcctccttTCCCACCTCCCTGGCCAAATGATAATAAACATCCGGAGAGGGCTTGTACTGTTTAACCTCGTCAACCGTGATGATATCGGCAAACACCGACGCGTGGGGTGACAGGTCAGGGGAACGGCGCACCGAATGCGCCACCATTTCCTGCGTGCCGTTCGAAAACACGACGGCCTTTACGGTCGGACTCTTCGCTAACCGGTTCAGGGTTGGCTCGACGTCGGCGAATGTCGATAGCTCGTCGTAGGCGGCCATTAGGGCGGCGATGGCGTCGTTGCTGAGGGAGTCGTGCTCGTCGTGCTCTGCGAGTGCATGTCGGAGGGAGCTTCGGGTAACCTCGGAGAACGCCGAGTATATTCCTGACTTATATTAACGGTCGCTGGGCATATCTGTTTGAGGTCTATACCCATGCTGTTCATGCGCCAGGTGTACTCCAGCTGGTACCGGCGCCAGAGAGTCGCGATGGACTGCGCCTTTGCGGGGAAGTGCGCCTCGAGTTTCTTGGCTATGGACTCGGTGGAGAGCAGAGTCCCATACAGGTCGAATGCGAGTACCTTTTGGGTCGCCATATTACGGAGTATGTCTGGGGTGACAAGGTAGAGGAAGCGTTGACATGGTCGAGTTATGCGGGGTTATCTCATCCTACAAGCTGAGTCATTCTGGCCTATCATATGGATATATTAACTGAAGATATTACTTCTCTTGTAGGCCTAGTAATGAGGAGTAATATCCGACCGCTTTAGATACCTGTCGAGTAAAAATATAACGTCAATATGACACCCCGTACAATCAATGGTTTGATTGAATAGCACAGCATCTACACGTATACAATACGATGAAGACTCTTATACACTCCTTGCCCTCGGTGTCCGGTCTGTAACTACTTAGATCAATAGACCCCGTCTGTCTTTGCAGCTGGCACAACTGGAGACGGATAGTTTAGAGTATGTCTGGGGTGGTGATGCGACCCTTGACGGCACTGACTACGTCTGGATCGACCACAACAAGGTATAAAACCTCTGCAGATAGGAAATGCGACGACTGACTGTATAGACCTCCCTCATCCgattgatgttgttgtgctTAGCCAGGCTGCTTCCTACAATGATTCGCTTATTGGACATATCGGGGTGGCGGGTGTGCCCTTGACTGTCGTGGCCAATGCTGGTGTTGGGAGGACATAGTCCTGCATCATAGGAATACTAGATCCAGCAACCAGTACGTGTGGGCTACGTCGGGACGTGTCCATGAGGCATTTACAACCTTGCAATACCCACAGCCTCAGAATGCAGAATGCTACAGTGCCATCAGATGAGGGCCTCAGGGGTTATCGGTCGAAAGGACCTCGCTTGGCCAGTCCGTTCAGGGCAGGAAGCACTCTATATACCTGAAACGCGAGACCCAGTGGCCTGTCGATCAGGGCATGACAGGACCAACGATAGACCCCACAGCATTTAAACTTTGTGATATCCTTGGCAGAGTGAAGCCATTCCCAACGCTTTCAAGATTGCAGACTGTCTGTTAGCTGTATTCTCTCAAGGACCGGGGTTATATTCTGGCTTGCCTATAGGAACAGCGCCACGCTAGAGTTTAATTCTGTTTATCCGGTTAGAAGTTTTAGAGCATCTATGGAGGCATCCTCGAAAAGTTGTTTCCAGGCTTTACATTGAATACGGCCGCGTGGCAGACCCATCAGTATCCGCAAACCCACAAAGCTTTTTGGGAAAGAGTCAAAGACACAAACGGCGCCCTTGGCTCCATGAAAAGCGATGGATCCGATCTGTCATACGATCGTGTCTGATTGGGATCGGCAGAACTCCTGGAGATTCTTCGCTTGTTGGGGGCTGTTATTGGCGTTTGCTCGCCAAGATACGGGTCATGCTGCGAAGGCTTGTATCGACCGTGAATATCAAACTGGTGTTGTTCGAGATTGATTGAGCTTGAAGTTTAGAGACGTAATTTGTTGGGGATAGCTCGCTATCCACCAGCGTTGCAAGGCTTTTTGGTGCAAAGTCTAACGTCTCATAATAATCTCGCGAACTGTGATACCTCAGCTACTCTGGGGTATAAAGACCGAAGATTTCTCCTTCGATCACAAGCATATCTACTCCTCAAAGGCCTACAAAGTTCATTCACCATGAAGCTCACTACTCTCATCGCACTCCCATCTCTGGTATCCGCCAACATGGGCATCTACTGGAGCATGGAGAACGTCACCTCCTCAGGTCTAAAAGACATCATCTTCCCCATGGCCATGCCCAGCAGCAAACACGAGTCCGGCCTGTACTACGCCCAGCAATTCCCCTTCATCGACGCGGGCGGCATCGGCTACACAGGTCTCCAGCCTCTGGCTGACACCGCCAACGGAAGCATGATCCACGctgtcttctccagcttcgcGCCGGGAACAACGACAACCGACCTCGCGAACTGTCATGACGGCGCAGACGGCGGCGAAGGCGTCAGCTGTGCCGTTGAGATCCCGGCCCCGTACGCGCATCTGTACCATCTGGTGATCAGGAACACGAACGGCACGACCTGGACGGGGACACTTGTTGACGCGGCCCTCGGCAATGAAACGCATATTGGCACGTACACTCTCCCAACCGGCTCCAAGGGGATTTCGGGCTCGTATATGGGCTTTGTCGAGTGGTTTTCGTTTAAtgtggaggatgcggaagagaagggcgAGTGTGATACTATGCCGAGGGCTGCTGTGACGTTCTATCCGCCTACGAGTAACAGCACGTCCTCTGGTAAAGGGGTTGGGGAGTTGGGAGAGCCGTATCCGTATGGCGGttgtgaggaggatggaaATTACCAGTGGAAGGCTGTTAATGGTGGGGGGTATAGTATGAGTGCTGGGTATGTGTAGAGAATTGGACATTGCTGGGAAATTACTTGGCTTATTGATGGATGGGGATAGAAATGTATAGTAGAAGAGCTGCCAGCGTTGATAACCTTAGAGCTTATCATGAAGTTAGAAACTGTTCATACGGCTGTAACAATCGAGAAGAGGCAAACAATTCTTTGTCTTTGTATAAAATATGAATTGCTCAGCTTAGTGTGCTCAGGCCACAATCACACAACAGCCACCCATGGCCATTAGTGGATCAACCGACTCTCGCTCATCCTCCATCCTATAACCATCTAGATACCCAACCTCTGTATACTCGGTCGATTCCCACGGTATGGAGGCTCGGCCAGCGACTTCTCCCACAGGGGAAAGTCTGTGCGAGGACCCTCTCAACAGATTATAGAGCGAGTGCTCGGCTGGGCGTGTCCTCTGTGATCCTCATTACGCAGGGATTGACAGATGTGCATCTCGATCCTGATCGGCCGAGTTTAGAAGCCGCAGTATAGCCTATTTGGAGCTTGCCAAGACATGAGATTGAGATGTTTCCTTAGTCCAGGGAGttttatctagttttatttagCGCCTAGAAATTATTACCATAACTAAGCTTATTCCCACTAGCTTCCTGCTTACATGTCGTTAATCAATATCGGACCTTATATAGCGGTGCCGAATCCTTCAGCCCAGTGCCACCATATCCCGCTGCGGACCGTGCTGACAGACTAAGGATCAATTTGGCGATTTCATGCGCCCCTATCAGGACCCGTATATCCATCTCTTCGGTGGCACGTCATAAATAGCCACCTCCCACATGCATCGCACTTCCCACTCATCCTTAGTCTACCACCCCAACTACACAAAATGTACGTTCCAGACTGGCTCCTGCACCTCATCTACGGTGTACCCGCACCAACAATAAAACGCCAGAAACCCATGCAAATCCTCGCCGTGGGCATCTCCCGCTCAGGCACCGAATCTCTACGCGAAGCCCTACACACCCTTGGGTTCGAGCACACCCACCACGGCTTCGACACCATCCTACCCCCCTACGACCTCGAAAATATATACCGGCTGctgaaaaagaaatacaacaccccaccaccaacaggaacaggaacaggatcaACCCCGGGCCCAAAACTCACAGCCTCAGACTTCGACACAATCCTCGGCTCCAGCGTCGGAGTATGCGACCTGCTCGCCGCCGAATTCGCACCGGAGCTGATCGCCGCATACCCGGATGCAAAAGTCATCCTGAACACACGCAGGGATCTCGACGCATGGCACAAGTCCATGCAGGCCACGATGGGCTATTTCGATAGAAACCCGGTcgactgggactgggtcAAGTCGTGGTTCTGCGGGGAGTTGTTCTGGATCCGCCAGGCGATGTGTCGGACCATGATGCCGACGTTCTTCCGGGGCAGTTTTGCTTCGAATGGGAAGTGGGTGTATGAGCAGCATGTGGCGATGGTGCGAGGGCTGGGACTGCCTGAGGAGAGGCTGCTGGAGTGGAGTGTCGACGATGGGTGGGAGCCGCTGTGTCGGTTTCTGGGGAGGGATGTGCCTGATGCAGAGTTTCCGAATGGGAATCCCCCACAGGCTTGGGCGGAGAGGATTGCTGTTACGACTGCGGAGTATCATGCGAGGGCTGTGAGGAATATGATCCTGTTTGGGGCGGTTGTCGTGGTGGTTGGGGGTTATACTATAGCAGGTCTGTTGGGTTTCAACCGCTTATTTAGCTACCTTTAGTATTTTCCATTTAATGAACAGTAATCgtatagtattaagatt
Above is a window of Aspergillus puulaauensis MK2 DNA, chromosome 2, nearly complete sequence DNA encoding:
- a CDS encoding uncharacterized protein (COG:S;~EggNog:ENOG410PKB0;~InterPro:IPR007325,IPR037175;~PFAM:PF04199;~go_function: GO:0004061 - arylformamidase activity [Evidence IEA];~go_process: GO:0019441 - tryptophan catabolic process to kynurenine [Evidence IEA]) gives rise to the protein MPSSAQVPDQLPWNPNNTEFPSRKDLPKLPGAPEGASWVWGKDDELGRLNLLTPQRVKTSASEIDTGEMVRLDLPLTVPEKPAFDREVFQHHIKTLIPEIAYDDTYTLNTQSGTQWDGFRHFGHIDSKCFYNGAKSTDFVGDNANHRCGIHHWATHGIAGRGILLDYRHYAKTHNKPYDPYTTHSISLSELQACAASQGLDLRSQSDGGDIHIGDILLVRSGFVERYYELNPEQRYAAATRSHENLGFAGLSREPAIQDWLHDCYFAAVAGDSPTFESWPVLENDYLHQSLLALWGCPIGEMWDLERLAEKCRARGKWSFFMTSAPANVPGGVGSHANATAIL
- a CDS encoding purple acid phosphatase family protein (COG:G;~EggNog:ENOG410PK5W;~InterPro:IPR041792,IPR008963,IPR039331,IPR025733, IPR004843,IPR029052,IPR015914;~PFAM:PF16656,PF00149,PF14008;~go_function: GO:0003993 - acid phosphatase activity [Evidence IEA];~go_function: GO:0016787 - hydrolase activity [Evidence IEA];~go_function: GO:0046872 - metal ion binding [Evidence IEA]) — encoded protein: MKLLTPFKAAPLVAASVLAKANLPALPADLTTPFQQRLAIYEPNSVSIGWNTYTQLNQSCVEYGTSSSKFDKRSCAKESTTYPSSRTYENVVILDGLTAGITYYYKIVSTNSSVDHFLSPRSPGDKTPFSINAVIDLGVYGQDGFTIEGDKTKKDVIPSIDPSLNHTTIGRLANTVDDYEFIIHPGDFAYADDWILTPANLLDSERAYQAILENFYTQLAPIAGRKPYMASPGNHEAACQEIPFTTGLCPDGQKNFTDFMHRFGNTMPASFPSVSSNNTAKVLANQARELAQPPFWYSFEYGMAHIVMINTETDFEDAPDSQGGSAGLGAGPFGAKDQQLQFLEADLASVDRAVTPWVIVAGHRPWYTAGSGCEPCQEAFEEILYKYGVDLGVFGHEHNSQRFLPVYNNNPDPKGMQDPKAPMYIVSGAAGNIEGLSSISSKPDFTQFSNDESYAYATIRFVDESHLRIVFLDVVSGDVLDQSTLFKSHKQRFVRQ
- a CDS encoding haloacid dehalogenase, type II (COG:S;~EggNog:ENOG410PPC4;~InterPro:IPR041492,IPR006439,IPR023198,IPR006328, IPR036412,IPR023214;~PFAM:PF00702,PF13419;~go_function: GO:0016787 - hydrolase activity [Evidence IEA];~go_function: GO:0019120 - hydrolase activity, acting on acid halide bonds, in C-halide compounds [Evidence IEA]) codes for the protein MATQKVLAFDLYGTLLSTESIAKKLEAHFPAKAQSIATLWRRYQLEYTWRMNSMGIYSAFSEVTRSSLRHALAEHDEHDSLSNDAIAALMAAYDELSTFADVEPTLNRLAKSPTVKAVVFSNGTQEMVAHSVRRSPDLSPHASVFADIITVDEVKQYKPSPDVYYHLAREVGKEDELQDIWLVSGNPFDVVGARSVGMNAIWVDRGGRGWTDAAVPGLCPTVAVSNLEDIVGLIDA
- a CDS encoding uncharacterized protein (COG:S;~EggNog:ENOG410Q23Z;~SECRETED:SignalP(1-15)) — its product is MKLTTLIALPSLVSANMGIYWSMENVTSSGLKDIIFPMAMPSSKHESGLYYAQQFPFIDAGGIGYTGLQPLADTANGSMIHAVFSSFAPGTTTTDLANCHDGADGGEGVSCAVEIPAPYAHLYHLVIRNTNGTTWTGTLVDAALGNETHIGTYTLPTGSKGISGSYMGFVEWFSFNVEDAEEKGECDTMPRAAVTFYPPTSNSTSSGKGVGELGEPYPYGGCEEDGNYQWKAVNGGGYSMSAGYV
- a CDS encoding sulfotransferase family protein (COG:S;~EggNog:ENOG410PN0M;~InterPro:IPR040632,IPR027417;~PFAM:PF17784;~TransMembrane:1 (o268-289i)), which encodes MYVPDWLLHLIYGVPAPTIKRQKPMQILAVGISRSGTESLREALHTLGFEHTHHGFDTILPPYDLENIYRLLKKKYNTPPPTGTGTGSTPGPKLTASDFDTILGSSVGVCDLLAAEFAPELIAAYPDAKVILNTRRDLDAWHKSMQATMGYFDRNPVDWDWVKSWFCGELFWIRQAMCRTMMPTFFRGSFASNGKWVYEQHVAMVRGLGLPEERLLEWSVDDGWEPLCRFLGRDVPDAEFPNGNPPQAWAERIAVTTAEYHARAVRNMILFGAVVVVVGGYTIAGLLGFNRLFSYL